In Hymenobacter sublimis, a single genomic region encodes these proteins:
- a CDS encoding DUF5691 domain-containing protein translates to MSETPTTTPAPALQPATDWQRILRVALLGSRQAPDALPDAGLKLPESNTHPDYREKQVLLTAGTLSLIRKAGFRPAPVPAFASDVPVVAPPDTAPPLGPAGAQLLAQLLEGTHAALLRGFLEDLPRHGRRVPHQLLVSLLEYARPRPDLHAATAAVLGQRGVWLAAQNPAWQPIVAGSRAVEEAVWETGTIRERVNFLTHLRGASPAQARELLAATLPQEPAKNQTALLEALGTGLSPADEALLEQYLTSKSKEVRQAARLLLARVPGSQLVERLWQRVEPLLQLKRGLLSKKLLLELPAQAWDKTWLTDGVEQRDTRFSGDKAALLGQMVALLPPHRWSGHWNIAPTKLLDLAAGTEWAALLLSAWAEAAILHHDAGWAVALLEWFFEQPRKLATTLPAAGLVKLLSATQLTDLVLPLLNATPHLTPDVRWLPLLLLVPAPWPERLTRRVVELLRDALSRPEQLHRIHYAASQLLEHMAQVVPAAQHDLCAQPLQPLLQNVPYLHNSLARLLNALHFRQQLEAALNEPPG, encoded by the coding sequence ATGTCAGAGACGCCAACCACTACCCCCGCGCCCGCGCTACAACCGGCCACCGACTGGCAGCGAATTCTGCGCGTGGCCCTGCTCGGTAGCCGCCAGGCACCTGATGCGCTGCCGGATGCGGGCCTCAAGCTCCCAGAGTCAAACACTCACCCTGATTACCGCGAAAAGCAGGTTTTGCTAACCGCCGGTACTTTATCCTTGATCCGCAAAGCCGGCTTCCGGCCCGCGCCCGTACCGGCCTTCGCTTCTGACGTTCCCGTAGTCGCCCCGCCGGATACGGCGCCGCCCTTGGGCCCGGCTGGCGCCCAGCTGCTTGCGCAACTACTGGAAGGCACGCACGCCGCCCTGCTGCGCGGTTTCCTGGAAGACCTGCCCCGCCACGGCCGCCGGGTGCCCCACCAATTGCTGGTGTCGCTGCTGGAGTACGCCCGCCCACGGCCCGACTTGCACGCGGCAACGGCCGCTGTGCTGGGCCAACGGGGCGTGTGGCTGGCCGCTCAGAACCCAGCTTGGCAGCCTATTGTAGCGGGTAGTCGGGCGGTTGAGGAAGCGGTGTGGGAAACTGGTACGATCCGGGAGCGGGTGAATTTCCTTACCCACCTTCGCGGCGCCAGCCCGGCTCAGGCCCGCGAATTGCTGGCCGCCACCCTACCCCAGGAGCCGGCTAAAAACCAAACGGCGCTGCTGGAAGCCCTCGGCACGGGGCTTAGCCCAGCGGACGAAGCCCTGCTGGAACAGTACCTAACGTCGAAAAGCAAGGAAGTCCGGCAGGCCGCCCGGTTGCTCCTGGCCCGCGTGCCGGGTAGCCAGTTGGTGGAGCGGCTGTGGCAGCGCGTCGAGCCCCTGTTGCAGCTCAAGCGGGGCCTGCTCAGCAAGAAGCTACTGCTGGAACTGCCCGCCCAAGCCTGGGATAAAACCTGGCTGACCGATGGCGTTGAGCAGCGCGACACCCGGTTTTCCGGCGACAAGGCGGCCCTGCTCGGCCAGATGGTGGCTCTACTTCCGCCCCACCGGTGGTCAGGGCACTGGAATATCGCACCAACCAAGCTCCTCGACTTGGCCGCGGGTACTGAATGGGCGGCTCTATTGCTCAGCGCCTGGGCCGAAGCCGCTATTCTTCATCACGATGCAGGCTGGGCCGTTGCCCTGTTGGAATGGTTTTTTGAGCAGCCCCGCAAGCTGGCAACCACCCTACCCGCCGCTGGGTTGGTTAAGCTTCTCTCAGCAACTCAGCTAACGGATTTGGTGCTGCCCCTGCTCAATGCTACCCCTCATCTTACCCCGGATGTTCGCTGGCTGCCCCTGTTACTGCTGGTGCCCGCGCCCTGGCCCGAGCGCCTGACGCGCCGAGTGGTAGAACTGCTGCGTGACGCCCTAAGCCGGCCAGAACAACTCCACCGGATTCACTACGCCGCTAGCCAGCTGCTGGAGCACATGGCCCAGGTGGTGCCTGCCGCGCAGCACGACCTCTGCGCCCAGCCCCTGCAGCCCCTGCTGCAAAACGTGCCCTACCTCCACAACAGCCTCGCCCGCCTGCTCAACGCCCTGCACTTTCGCCAGCAGTTAGAAGCCGCCCTGAACGAGCCGCCCGGTTAA
- a CDS encoding ATP-binding protein, whose amino-acid sequence MALNNPAADILRPHAEVQYAEELAALIDIDDRPKPPNWKLSPWAVVTYLLGGTLDNGFEIEPKYIGQRRLMEIAVATLATDRALLLLGVPGTAKSWVSEHLTAAISGHSNLLIQGTAGTSEDAIRYSWNYARLIAEGPSTAALVPSPLLKGMQEGALVRVEELTRIPSDVQDTLITVLSEKVLPVPELATEVQATRGFNVIATANDRDKGVNELSSALRRRFNTVVLPLPTSVAEEVQIVHSRVEKTGRALQLPPTTTALEQISRLVTIFRELRSGVTENGKTKLKSPSGTLSTGEAISVLNSGLALAAYFGDGTLQAADLAAGLTGAVIKDPVQDRVVWLEYLETVVKERDGWKDLYRACREVVE is encoded by the coding sequence ATGGCCCTGAACAACCCCGCCGCCGACATCCTGCGCCCCCACGCCGAGGTGCAATACGCCGAAGAACTCGCTGCTCTGATCGACATCGACGACCGGCCCAAGCCGCCGAACTGGAAACTCTCGCCCTGGGCTGTGGTGACCTACCTGCTGGGCGGCACCCTGGACAACGGATTCGAAATCGAGCCCAAATACATTGGACAGCGGCGGCTGATGGAAATTGCCGTAGCCACCCTAGCCACCGACCGCGCCCTGCTGCTGCTCGGCGTGCCCGGCACGGCCAAAAGTTGGGTGTCGGAGCACCTGACGGCGGCCATTAGTGGGCACTCCAACCTGCTGATTCAGGGCACGGCGGGCACTTCAGAGGACGCCATTCGCTACTCCTGGAACTACGCCCGTCTCATTGCCGAAGGGCCTTCCACGGCGGCGCTGGTACCTTCGCCCCTGCTCAAAGGCATGCAGGAAGGGGCTCTGGTGCGTGTGGAGGAGCTTACCCGCATTCCCTCCGACGTGCAGGACACGCTCATCACGGTGCTTTCCGAAAAGGTGCTGCCCGTGCCCGAGCTGGCCACCGAGGTGCAGGCCACCCGCGGCTTCAACGTTATTGCCACCGCCAACGACCGGGACAAGGGCGTGAACGAGCTGAGTAGCGCCCTGCGCCGCCGCTTCAACACCGTAGTGTTGCCCCTACCCACTTCCGTAGCGGAGGAAGTACAGATTGTGCACTCGCGGGTGGAGAAAACCGGCCGGGCCCTGCAACTACCGCCCACGACCACGGCCCTGGAGCAAATCAGCCGCCTCGTGACCATCTTCCGGGAGCTGCGCTCGGGCGTGACGGAGAACGGCAAAACCAAGCTCAAAAGCCCCAGCGGCACCCTTAGCACCGGCGAGGCTATTTCCGTGCTTAACAGCGGCCTGGCCCTGGCCGCCTACTTCGGCGACGGTACCCTGCAAGCCGCCGACCTAGCCGCCGGCCTCACTGGCGCCGTCATCAAAGACCCCGTTCAGGACCGCGTAGTGTGGCTAGAGTACCTGGAAACCGTTGTAAAGGAGCGCGACGGCTGGAAGGATTTGTATAGGGCTTGCCGGGAGGTAGTGGAGTAG
- a CDS encoding thymidylate synthase, with product MRQYHTLLQHILDHGTRKTDRTGTGTLSVFGYQMRFNLQEGFPLVTTKKVHLKSIIYELLWFLRGDTNIAYLKEHGVSIWDEWADENGELGPVYGKQWRAWTGPDGQTIDQISDIVRQLRQTPDSRRIVLSAWNVADLPQMKLQPCHALVQFYVADNRLSCQLYQRSADVFLGVPFNIASYALLTLMMAQVVGLEPGEFIWTGGDTHLYSNHLEQARLQLTREPRPLPQMHLNPAVQDIFGFQFEDFQLENYNPWPAIKAPVAV from the coding sequence ATGCGCCAGTACCACACCCTGCTCCAACACATCCTCGACCACGGCACCCGCAAAACCGACCGCACTGGCACCGGTACGCTCTCTGTGTTTGGCTACCAGATGCGCTTTAATTTGCAGGAAGGCTTTCCGCTGGTCACTACCAAAAAAGTGCATCTGAAAAGCATCATCTACGAGCTGCTCTGGTTTCTGCGCGGCGACACGAACATTGCCTACCTCAAGGAGCACGGCGTCAGTATTTGGGATGAGTGGGCCGATGAGAACGGGGAGCTAGGCCCCGTATACGGCAAGCAGTGGCGCGCCTGGACTGGCCCCGACGGCCAAACCATCGACCAGATCAGCGACATTGTGCGCCAGCTGCGCCAAACGCCCGACTCGCGTCGCATCGTGCTATCCGCCTGGAACGTGGCCGATTTGCCCCAGATGAAGCTGCAGCCCTGCCACGCCCTGGTGCAGTTCTACGTGGCTGATAACCGGCTCAGCTGCCAGCTCTACCAGCGCTCCGCCGATGTGTTTCTGGGCGTGCCCTTCAACATTGCTTCCTACGCCCTGCTTACCCTCATGATGGCGCAGGTAGTAGGCCTGGAGCCCGGCGAGTTCATCTGGACCGGCGGCGACACCCACCTCTACAGCAACCACTTGGAGCAGGCCCGCCTGCAGTTAACCCGCGAACCGCGCCCCCTGCCTCAAATGCACCTGAACCCCGCCGTGCAGGACATCTTCGGCTTCCAGTTTGAGGACTTCCAGCTGGAAAACTACAACCCCTGGCCCGCCATCAAGGCCCCGGTAGCGGTATAA
- a CDS encoding DUF5682 family protein: protein MPTELRLYGIRHHGPGSTASLLKALDEFRPDMVLLECPADGEKALALAANPALKPPVALLMYNPKQHQQASFLPFAYFSPEWQAALWCQQHGAHLRCFDLPMTLRFALPDTVEHELAPAAEAPAATEATAAEVVALATSGEATETLVIEETSLRFDPIAHLARLDGYTDGERWWEARIEHSAGHADTFGVVLQMMTALREELAQPESEETLLREAYMRETLRATLKQGYQRVAVVCGAWHAPVLRAEQLPDYAKADKVRLKGLKKVPTEATWVPWTYERLARQSGYGAGVLSPAWYELLFQEPHERVVTHWMVRAAHLLRAQQIDASSAHAIEGVRLAEALAAVRGLALPGIEELEEAAVSIFGGGYAEALELVHQQLVIGEKLGEVPEELPASPLQQDLGLQQKALRLKHEALSKTLALDLRKDLDLGRSHLLHRLQLLGIRWGKPQRVQGKSGTFHEVWELQWRLEMVLGVLEAGRWGNTVLAAASGAAHHRAQQATDLGQVSQLLEEALRADLAPALPTLVSRLETISAGTRDVAHLLTALPPLVNVLRYGNVRRTETTQVAQVVHHLVPRLCISLPLACTGLDRDAASQLLERIEAAHQAIRLLPDPAEQTDWQAALHAIARQPASSGLLAGAATRLLFDTQQLTPNDTATLLGLALAPAQPTDYATAWIEGFLRGSGLLLIHNRTLFDLLDAWLSGLDEAVFQGTVPLLRRSFADFSQPERQQVLALAVGGPAVPAAQAADIDLERGLRVLPVLRELLGV from the coding sequence ATGCCCACCGAACTGCGCCTTTACGGCATCCGCCACCATGGGCCCGGCAGCACGGCCTCCCTGCTGAAGGCCCTGGACGAGTTCCGGCCTGATATGGTGTTGCTGGAGTGCCCAGCCGATGGGGAAAAGGCCCTGGCGCTGGCGGCTAACCCGGCGCTGAAGCCCCCAGTGGCCCTGCTGATGTATAACCCCAAGCAGCACCAGCAAGCCTCGTTTCTGCCCTTCGCTTACTTCTCGCCGGAGTGGCAGGCTGCCCTTTGGTGCCAGCAGCACGGCGCCCACCTGCGCTGCTTTGACCTACCGATGACCCTACGGTTTGCCCTGCCGGATACCGTGGAGCACGAACTGGCCCCAGCAGCAGAAGCCCCAGCCGCTACCGAAGCCACAGCGGCAGAAGTAGTAGCACTCGCTACGAGCGGCGAGGCAACTGAAACGCTGGTTATCGAAGAAACCTCGCTCCGCTTCGACCCCATTGCCCACCTGGCCCGCCTCGATGGCTATACCGACGGGGAACGGTGGTGGGAAGCTCGCATTGAGCACTCGGCTGGCCACGCCGACACGTTCGGGGTAGTACTCCAGATGATGACGGCCCTGCGCGAGGAGCTGGCCCAACCCGAATCGGAAGAAACCCTGCTGCGCGAGGCCTACATGCGCGAAACGCTACGCGCCACCCTCAAGCAGGGCTACCAGCGCGTGGCCGTGGTGTGCGGGGCCTGGCACGCCCCGGTGCTGCGCGCGGAGCAGTTGCCCGACTACGCCAAAGCCGACAAGGTTCGCCTCAAGGGGCTGAAGAAAGTGCCCACCGAGGCCACCTGGGTGCCCTGGACCTACGAGCGCCTGGCCCGGCAGTCGGGCTACGGGGCGGGGGTGTTGTCGCCGGCCTGGTACGAGCTGCTGTTCCAGGAGCCCCACGAGCGGGTAGTCACGCACTGGATGGTGCGGGCGGCACACTTGCTGCGGGCTCAGCAAATCGATGCGTCTTCGGCCCATGCCATTGAGGGCGTGCGGCTGGCGGAGGCCCTGGCGGCCGTGCGCGGCTTGGCCTTGCCCGGTATTGAGGAGCTGGAAGAAGCGGCCGTGAGCATCTTCGGGGGCGGCTATGCCGAGGCCCTGGAGCTGGTGCACCAGCAGCTAGTCATTGGCGAGAAGCTAGGCGAAGTGCCCGAGGAGCTGCCGGCCTCGCCCCTGCAGCAGGACCTGGGCTTGCAGCAAAAAGCGCTCCGCCTCAAGCACGAAGCCCTGTCGAAAACCCTGGCCCTGGACCTGCGCAAGGACCTCGACCTGGGCCGCAGCCACCTGCTGCACCGCCTGCAGTTGCTGGGCATCCGCTGGGGTAAGCCGCAACGCGTACAGGGCAAAAGCGGCACCTTCCACGAGGTATGGGAACTGCAATGGCGCCTCGAAATGGTGCTGGGCGTGCTGGAAGCCGGGCGCTGGGGAAACACCGTTCTGGCCGCCGCCAGCGGCGCCGCCCACCACCGCGCCCAGCAGGCCACCGACCTCGGCCAGGTGAGTCAGCTGCTAGAAGAAGCCCTGCGCGCCGACCTGGCCCCGGCGCTACCTACCCTGGTCTCCCGCCTCGAAACCATCAGCGCCGGCACCCGCGACGTGGCCCACCTGCTCACGGCCCTGCCCCCGCTGGTAAATGTGCTGCGCTACGGCAATGTGCGGCGCACCGAAACCACCCAGGTAGCCCAAGTCGTCCATCATCTGGTGCCGCGCTTGTGCATCTCCCTGCCCCTAGCCTGCACCGGCCTCGACCGGGACGCGGCCAGTCAGCTTCTGGAGCGTATCGAGGCGGCCCACCAAGCTATTCGCCTGCTCCCCGACCCCGCCGAGCAAACCGATTGGCAGGCGGCCCTGCACGCCATTGCCCGGCAACCGGCCAGTAGTGGCCTGCTGGCCGGTGCAGCTACCCGCCTGCTCTTCGATACCCAGCAGCTCACCCCCAACGACACGGCCACCCTGCTTGGCCTGGCCCTGGCTCCCGCCCAACCCACCGACTACGCTACCGCCTGGATTGAAGGCTTCCTGCGGGGTAGCGGCCTGCTCCTGATTCATAATCGCACGCTGTTCGACCTGCTCGACGCGTGGCTTTCCGGCCTCGATGAAGCCGTTTTTCAGGGAACCGTACCTCTGCTGCGCCGCTCCTTCGCCGATTTCAGTCAGCCCGAACGCCAGCAGGTGCTGGCCTTGGCCGTAGGTGGCCCGGCCGTGCCAGCAGCCCAAGCTGCCGACATTGACCTGGAACGCGGACTGCGGGTGCTGCCGGTGCTGCGGGAGTTACTGGGGGTGTAG
- a CDS encoding efflux RND transporter permease subunit: MPLRKLAHLTLLALGLLTALAVFFAAQLRFNYNFNDFYPAGDPDLDYYLQYSDRFGNDNDYVLLGLEAPAGQTVFEPRFLVKVDSLTRFIQGRRHVTQVSSPTNAVNPVVEGLGVFNVPYLHPQDPSRRAQDSVLVYRTPGLVGNLISRDARAATILFQTSPNLSKPPGDSLLAAVRAELQRQGFAENEYHLAGKMVAQSVFVDRLQVELMVFMSLSVVLVTGLLWLTFRTWWGVVLPLVVVLGAIVWGLGLMSACGISIDLMTALLPVMLFVVGMSDTIHIITRYVTELGYGASKKDSLRIALKESGFGSGLSALTTSIGFFTLMTSTIRPIYNFGLFTGIAVLLTFALSFTLLPAMLVLLGKPQLRVPRQDGHSWDGVLGRLFRVVLARRHWVVAISGLVLVLSVASASRIRINSALLDDLSKNDPVKLDFKFFERQFAGVRPFELDLKPAPGRTIYDLDVLRQTEKIEGYLQTTYGLNFVASPVTIIKSVRKALNGGLLEEYRLPDSEAELQRLTRKVKLFRKKPEFRALALPDGSEGRLTGRMPDVGSIRADALNADLRRYLRASVDSTVLQTRLTGSANLIDKNNSTLTLNMITGMSIDIVMVTLIVLLLFRSLRMTLVVLVPNLVPILIVAGVMGAAGVSMKVSTSIIFTIAFGIAVDDTIHFISKLKLVLLEEASLFKAVRKTYLMAGKAVIVTSLILVGGFSTLIFSSFDGTFYVGLLIGLTLLFGVVAELTLLPILILAFYRHRPKEIRQPVPALGG, encoded by the coding sequence ATGCCGCTTCGCAAACTCGCTCATCTTACCCTGCTGGCCCTCGGACTGCTTACGGCGTTGGCCGTGTTTTTCGCGGCTCAGCTGCGCTTCAATTATAATTTCAACGACTTCTACCCCGCCGGCGACCCGGACCTGGACTACTACCTGCAGTACTCCGACCGCTTCGGCAACGACAACGACTACGTGCTGCTGGGCCTGGAAGCACCGGCCGGCCAGACCGTATTCGAGCCCCGTTTTCTGGTGAAAGTCGATTCCTTGACGCGCTTTATTCAGGGCCGCCGCCACGTCACGCAGGTGTCCTCGCCCACCAACGCCGTGAACCCGGTGGTGGAAGGACTGGGCGTGTTCAACGTGCCCTACCTCCACCCCCAGGACCCCAGTCGCCGCGCCCAGGACTCCGTGCTGGTGTACCGCACGCCGGGCCTAGTGGGCAACCTGATTTCCCGGGATGCCCGGGCCGCTACCATTCTCTTCCAAACTTCACCCAACCTGAGCAAGCCCCCCGGCGACTCCCTGCTGGCGGCTGTGCGTGCGGAGCTGCAGCGCCAGGGCTTCGCGGAAAACGAGTACCACCTGGCCGGCAAAATGGTGGCGCAGTCGGTGTTCGTGGACCGGCTGCAGGTGGAGCTGATGGTGTTTATGAGCCTCTCGGTGGTGCTCGTGACGGGGCTCTTGTGGCTCACATTTCGGACCTGGTGGGGCGTGGTGCTGCCCCTGGTGGTGGTGCTGGGCGCCATTGTGTGGGGCCTGGGGCTGATGTCGGCCTGCGGAATAAGCATTGACCTGATGACGGCCCTGCTGCCGGTGATGCTGTTTGTGGTGGGCATGTCCGATACTATTCACATCATCACGCGCTACGTCACGGAATTGGGCTACGGGGCCAGCAAGAAGGATTCCTTACGCATTGCCCTGAAGGAATCGGGCTTCGGCTCAGGACTCTCGGCCCTGACGACCAGCATCGGCTTCTTTACCCTGATGACCAGCACCATCCGGCCGATTTATAACTTCGGGCTGTTTACGGGCATTGCCGTGCTGCTCACCTTTGCCCTGAGCTTTACTTTGCTCCCGGCCATGCTGGTGCTCCTGGGCAAGCCCCAACTGCGGGTGCCCCGCCAAGACGGCCACAGCTGGGACGGAGTGCTGGGCCGCCTGTTCCGGGTGGTGCTGGCCCGGCGGCATTGGGTGGTGGCTATTAGTGGACTGGTGCTGGTTTTGTCGGTGGCCTCGGCCTCGCGCATCCGTATCAATTCCGCCCTGCTCGACGACCTATCGAAAAACGACCCGGTGAAGCTGGATTTCAAGTTTTTCGAGCGGCAGTTTGCCGGCGTGCGGCCCTTTGAGCTGGACTTGAAGCCTGCCCCGGGTCGCACGATCTACGACCTGGACGTGCTGCGCCAGACCGAAAAGATTGAGGGCTACCTGCAAACAACCTACGGGCTGAACTTCGTGGCCTCGCCGGTTACCATCATCAAATCGGTGCGCAAGGCCTTGAACGGTGGGCTGCTGGAAGAATACCGCCTCCCCGATTCCGAGGCTGAACTGCAGCGCCTGACGCGCAAGGTGAAGCTGTTTCGCAAGAAGCCGGAGTTCCGGGCCCTGGCCCTGCCCGATGGTTCCGAGGGCCGCCTGACCGGCCGCATGCCCGACGTGGGCAGCATCCGGGCCGACGCGCTGAATGCCGATTTGCGCCGCTACCTCCGCGCTTCCGTGGACAGCACCGTGCTGCAGACGCGCCTGACCGGCTCGGCCAACCTCATCGACAAAAACAACTCTACCCTCACCCTGAACATGATTACGGGCATGAGCATTGACATTGTGATGGTCACGCTCATTGTCCTGCTCCTGTTTCGCTCCCTGCGCATGACCCTGGTGGTGCTGGTGCCCAACCTGGTACCTATTCTGATTGTGGCGGGCGTAATGGGCGCGGCCGGCGTGAGCATGAAGGTGAGCACCAGCATCATCTTCACCATTGCTTTCGGTATTGCCGTCGATGATACCATCCACTTTATCAGCAAGCTTAAGCTGGTGCTGCTGGAGGAGGCCAGCTTGTTTAAGGCCGTGCGCAAAACCTACCTGATGGCTGGCAAAGCCGTTATCGTCACCTCCCTGATTCTGGTGGGCGGCTTCTCGACGCTAATCTTTTCCTCCTTCGACGGTACGTTTTACGTGGGCCTGCTCATTGGCTTGACCCTGCTGTTTGGGGTAGTAGCCGAGCTGACCTTGCTGCCCATCCTGATTCTGGCTTTCTACCGGCACCGGCCCAAAGAAATCCGTCAGCCGGTGCCGGCGCTGGGTGGCTGA
- a CDS encoding SWIM zinc finger family protein: MTSWTEAQARALITDPGTLKRGQELAAPAKWSNLGQTDTAAWGECKGSGSTPYQTGIDLQEPAFKCSCPSRVFPCKHGAGLLLLLARQPQLLSSPTPPPWLQEWLAKRQQTAGKQPAQRTIQQDAHLSGLPAPVENNDSGAASEAELARQKREAQRLVRMQRGAEELETWLLDLIRAGLAATESQPPSFWENQAARLVDNQLPGLAANIRELAALRHQGTDWPERMLARLGELYLLVRTVPRLEQLPAATRQEILQQLGVSVKKEEVVATQPGVADTWWALSQTTTEEDRLTVRRSWLQGQETGRFALVVEFSFGGQAFATPLMPAGCYTGSLSFYPGLLPLRAVPGELAFTGTYSLAPLGSTGPAQLLNDYATALAQQPWLRELPVLLAGGVPHQTASGDWVLHFPTHGYVTADTSTTLPGNPATPIEHQPDREVALPLRCDELTGWELRALSGGYPLTVFGEWTGAALRPLTCWPAPSPVSNPAC, translated from the coding sequence TTGACCTCCTGGACCGAAGCACAGGCCCGCGCCCTCATCACCGACCCCGGCACCCTCAAGCGGGGCCAGGAGCTAGCCGCCCCCGCCAAGTGGAGCAACCTGGGCCAGACCGACACCGCCGCCTGGGGCGAGTGCAAGGGCAGCGGCAGCACGCCCTACCAAACCGGCATCGACCTACAAGAGCCTGCTTTTAAGTGCTCGTGCCCCAGCCGGGTGTTTCCTTGCAAGCACGGCGCGGGCCTGCTGCTACTGCTGGCCCGCCAGCCTCAACTGCTGAGCAGCCCTACCCCGCCGCCCTGGCTACAGGAATGGCTAGCCAAGCGTCAGCAAACGGCCGGCAAACAACCAGCCCAGCGCACCATCCAGCAGGACGCCCACCTCTCTGGCTTACCGGCACCGGTTGAAAACAACGATTCTGGGGCGGCTTCCGAGGCGGAACTGGCCCGGCAGAAACGGGAAGCCCAGCGCCTAGTCCGCATGCAGCGCGGGGCCGAGGAGTTGGAAACCTGGCTGCTGGACCTGATTCGGGCGGGGTTGGCGGCGACGGAAAGCCAGCCCCCGAGCTTCTGGGAAAACCAGGCCGCCCGCCTCGTCGATAACCAACTGCCGGGGCTAGCCGCTAATATTCGGGAGCTGGCGGCCCTGCGCCACCAAGGCACCGACTGGCCTGAGCGCATGCTGGCCCGCCTCGGCGAGTTGTATTTGCTGGTGCGCACGGTGCCGCGGCTGGAGCAGCTGCCTGCTGCTACCCGCCAGGAAATACTGCAGCAGTTGGGCGTTTCCGTCAAGAAAGAAGAGGTAGTGGCCACCCAACCGGGGGTAGCAGACACGTGGTGGGCACTCAGCCAAACCACCACGGAAGAAGACCGCCTGACGGTGCGCCGCAGCTGGCTGCAAGGGCAGGAAACAGGTCGTTTTGCGCTGGTCGTGGAGTTTTCCTTCGGGGGCCAGGCCTTCGCTACGCCCCTGATGCCGGCCGGGTGCTACACCGGTAGCCTTTCGTTTTACCCGGGGCTGTTGCCGCTCCGAGCCGTGCCGGGCGAGCTAGCCTTTACCGGTACTTACTCGCTGGCCCCGCTGGGTAGCACGGGCCCCGCCCAACTGCTCAACGACTACGCTACGGCTCTGGCCCAGCAGCCCTGGCTGCGGGAGCTGCCGGTGCTGCTCGCCGGGGGCGTGCCGCATCAGACGGCTAGCGGAGACTGGGTGCTGCATTTCCCAACTCATGGCTACGTAACCGCCGACACCTCTACTACCTTACCCGGTAACCCTGCTACCCCAATCGAGCATCAGCCGGACCGTGAGGTGGCGCTTCCGCTGCGCTGCGACGAGCTGACCGGCTGGGAGTTGCGGGCCCTCAGCGGCGGGTACCCGCTCACGGTGTTCGGCGAGTGGACCGGCGCGGCACTACGCCCGCTTACCTGCTGGCCGGCACCTTCGCCCGTTTCCAATCCCGCCTGCTAA